The window CTTGTCGAGCGGGACGTCGCGGTACAGCGCGCGTCGCCGCGCGTAGTCGAGCACCGAGTCGACGATCTCGGTGGTCTCGTCGGAGACGGCGTGCATGCGAGCGGGGCGGGGGATCGAGTCCATGTGGTGCTCCTGATTCGTGTTCGCGTGCCGCGTGCCGTGATGGTCGGGGTCCGGGACGTCGGGGTCGGCCCGGTGCCGGGGTCGCTGGTTCGACGGTAGAGCCGCGGCGGGTGCGGGGCAATGACGGCGCGCGGCGACGACGACGGTGCGGCACGGTCGTCCGGTGGGAGAGTTCGGCGCGGCGGCGTGGCTTGATCGTTCGGTGCGGCGCGGCGGCGCGGCGTGGTCGTCCGGTGCGGTCGTTCGGCGCGGCAGCGCGGCGAGGTCGTCCGGTGCGTTCGTCCGGGTGCGCTCGTCCGGCGCGGCGGCACGGTGTGTCGCGGGGCCTCGCGGTCGCGATCGCGATCGCGATCGCGTGCGGGCACCCGGGCGCCGTGTCGTTCGACGGGAATCCTGTCGGACCGACGGCGATCCCGTGACCGGGTCTCGACGCAGGCGAGGTCATCCGATATCGTTCTGAACATGTTCACTGAACACGTTCAGTCACGCGCGGCGAAGCGAGCCTCGTCCAGCGCGCGGGTGTTGGAGGCGGCGGCGACGCTGTTCGCGGAGCGCGGGTTCGCCGCGTCGACCGTGCGGGACATCGCCGCGCACGCGGGCGTGAGTGTCGGAACGGTCATGGCGGTGGGCGACAAGGACCGCCTGCTGCTCGACGTCATGGAACAGCGCATCGAGGGGCTGCAACGTGGCGCCGTGCCCGAGCGAGGGAGCCTGCCTGAGCGCGTCCTCGCCCTGCTCGTGCCGTTCGTCGAGCTGTTCGTGGCCGACACGGAGCTCGCACGGGCGTTCGCGGGGGTGCTCGTGGCGGGACGACACCGCTCGGCGGTGTTCGGAGCCCTCGGGACGGAGCTGCGGGAGCGGGTCGCCACCGTCGCGCGCTCGACGGCCGCGATCGGCGAGAACGAGGCATCCGCGTTCGCGGCACTCGTCCACGATGCCTACCTCGGTGTTCTCTTCGCCGGTGCCGCGGCGGGGCCGGACGTCACGGGGCCCGAGATCGCCCGGCGACTCGACGCGGCCGTCACGACGGCGTGCCGAGCGATCGCGGTGGACCGATGATCGCGTTGCTCGTCGCGCCCGGGGCCGCGCCGGTGTTCGCCCCCGATCCGGTCTGGTTGCCGCTCGTGCTCGCGGCCGTCCTGTTCGCGGACGCGCTCTTCTCGCTCCGCCCGCCACGTTTCATCCGCGATTGCCTCGACGGCGTCCGGTTCCCTCGCGAATGGTGGTGGGTGCTCGTCGTCGTGAAGCTCCTCGCGACGGTCGGGCTCGTCGTGGGCACGTGGGTGCCGGGCATCGGGGCGGCCGCGAGTGTCGGTGTCGTGGCGTACTTCCTGTGTGCGGTGGTCGCGCACCTGCGTGCGCGGTTCCTGGGTTCGGCGTTCTGGCTGAACTGCCTCGGGATGCTCGCGCTCTCGATCGTGGTGCTCGTGGTCGCCTACCTCCGCTGAGTGCGGGCGGGGCGGGACATGGTGTCCGTCGTCGCCGGGCCCCGCCGACAGGGGACGTCGCGGGGGACGCGGATCGTTCTGTGCGGCCGTCGCACCGATCGGCAACGGCCGCTCGATGCGAGTGTCCGAGCTGCCCGGCGGCGATGTCCGTGGGTGGTGATGTGATGCGTCCATGAACGAACTCGATGCGTCGGAGCACCCGACACCGGCCCGCGGCGGCGACGCGGCTGCCGGTGCCGAGTCGTGCGCCGAGATCGGTTCGGCGGCGGGGGGGCAAGGGACGAACGCGGGAACGGGAACGAGAACGGGAACGGGCACGGTCGCGGACACGAACGCGAGCACGGCCGCGAGCAGGGCCGCGAGCACGGCCGCGGGCACGCGCCTGCCGCCGACGACTACTCGGCGTCGGCGACCGCCGCGCGGCGGCGCGCGGCGCTGGACGTCGAGCTGGCGCGCACCCGTCAGGAGCACGATGCGCTGTTGTTCGAGCTCGGGTTGCTCGAGGTGACGGGCCGGCACGACGAGACGTTCCGGATCGCGGTGGACGAGATCCGCGCGCAGGAGCGCCTCGTCGCGGCGGCACAGGCCAAACGGGCCGAGTTGCTCGCCTTCGTGCACGACGCGACAGCGGGCCACGCCCGCTCCCGGTATCCCGGCGACGACGACGCACTCGTGTGGGCGATGCGCGAGCGCACGAGCGAGCTCGCGGTCGCGACCGCGCAGCCCGAGGCGCGCCTCAGCTCGGAGCTCGCCGAAGCGGTCGTGTTGCACGAATCGTTCCCCGAGACGGCGAACGCGTTCCACCGCGGCAGCCTGTCGCTCGCGCACGTCCGCGCGATCACGGGCCCGGGCGCGCGCATCCCCACGCGCCGGGCACGCACCGAGTACCAGCGCACCCTGCTCGGCCCCGCTCACCACCTGACCCCCGCGCGACTCCGTGCACGTGCAGCGAGGCTCGCCGAGGAGCACCTGCCCGAGAGCATGGACGAGCGTCACGCCCACGCCGCCGGGGCCCGTGGCGTGCACGTGCGGCACGAGCACGACGGCATGAGCCGCCTGGAGGCCGACCTCCCCACGGTGCTCGCCGCCGCGATCCACAACCGCCTCACCGCGCAGGCCCGCGCGCTCACCGGCCCGGACGAATCCCGCACCCTCCACCAGCTCCGCGCCGACGTGTTCAGCGAGCTGCTCCTCACGAGCGACCTCACCGGCACCGGCTCGCCCCACGCCGCTGCCTCGGGCATCTCGGCCCGCATCGCGATCACCGTCCCGGTGCTGTCCCTGCTCGACCACACCACCACCCCGGCACTGCTCGACGGCCTCACGCCCGTCCCGCTCAAGCAGGCTCGCGCGCTCACGGCACACGCACCGTCCTGGCTGCGCGTGCTGACGGATCCCATCACCGGCACGACGCGCGAGGTCGACACCCGACACCCGACGGCGGCGCAGCGCGCGCTGCTGCACGCACGCGACCACCACTGCCGCTTCCCCGGCTGCACCCGCCCGGCACCCCGCTGCGACATCGACCACACCGTCGCCGTCGTCGACGGGGGAGCGACCCACATCGACAACATGGAACACCTCTGCAGGCCCCACCACACGCTCAAACACCACACGCGCTGGCGCGTCCGCCAGCACCCCGGCGGTCACCTCGACTGGACCAGCCCCACGGGCCACACCTACACCGACGACCCAAGGCCCACCACCACGCACATCAGGCGAACGAACGCCGGAAGCGACGAACCACCCCCGGCGTCGCCGCGCGGGCCGCGGTCCGGCGAGGCAGCCGTGGCCACGCAGACGCTCCGCACCATCGAACGGGTAGCGGATCCCGGCCGCGGCGTGGAACGAGAGCGCGAACGCATGCAACCGCGGGGATACGTTCCGGAGCTCGGATCGCCCCCGGGGCACGCATTCGGTGTGCGGCCGCGGCCGGTGCTCGATCCGGCTGATCTCGGTGACGCTCGCGGCAGCACCGGGGCAGCTCTGCGTGACGGCGCACAGGGGAGCCGGGCGCGACGGGCCGGACCTCGATTCGAGCCGAGCGACGATCCTCCGCCGTTCTGATCGTCCGCTCCGGTTGTCAGTCGGGAATCGTCCGCAGCGCGGTGAGACGACCCGATCGACGAGAGGGGGCCGCGATGGTCACATCGATCGACCACGGTTCGCTCGTGGCGGACGGCACCGTCGTGACCCACGCGGCGGGGCCGGATGCACGTGGAGCGAGGCCTGAGGTCGTCCCCCGAACGGACTCGAGCCAGCTTATACCGGAGATTTTCAGCTTCGGCAAGCATCGGGGGTGGACAGGCGCGTCACGAGCGCATACAGTGGTTCCTTGCGCTTCGTCTCCCCATGCCTTCATATTGCGGTCGGCACGGTGGTCGCTCCTCGGTGTTCCGGACTCCCCGCCTGATGCAGGCGACGGGGCTCGTCGATCCCTCCGAGTGCCCGCCGGCTGGAGCCGTGGCGGATTCCTCACCGACGACACTACTGGCACCCGGTTCTTCGCCGGGTCCGCGGAGGTAATTTCCTTGGCTGCTGCGCGCAACGCATCTCCTACGCCCAAGACCGGTCGGAACGCACACCGACTCTCGTTCGCCAAGATCAGCGACACCCTCGAGGTCCCAGACCTCCTCGCCCTCCAGACCGAGTCCTTCGACTGGCTGGTCGGCAACGATGCCTGGAAGGCACGCCTCGCCGAGGCGGAGGCCGCCGGGCGCACCGACGTCGCGACCCAGTCCGGACTCGAGGAGATCTTCGAGGAGATCTCCCCGATCGAGGACCTCGGGGAGACGATGCAGCTCAGCTTCACGCACCCGTACCTCGAGCCGGAGAAGTACTCGATCGACGAGTGCAAGGAGCGCGGCAAGACGTACTCGGCCCCCCTCTACGTCGAGGCCGAGTTCATGAACCACCAGACGCTCGAGATCAAGACGCAGACGGTCTTCATGGGCGACTTCCCGCTCATGACCGACAAGGGCACGTTTATCATCAACGGCACCGAGCGCGTCGTCGTGTCGCAGCTCGTCCGTTCGCCCGGCGTCTACTTCGAGCGCACGCCCGAGAAGACGAGCGACAAGGACGTGTACTCGGCTCGCGTCATCCCCTCGCGCGGTGCCTGGCTCGAGTTCGAGATCGACAAGCGCGACCAGGTCGCCGTCCGCATCGACCGCAAGCGCAAGCAGTCCGTCACGGTCTTCCTCAAGGCCCTCGGCCTCTCGCAGGAGGAGATCCAGGAGGAGTTCGCCGGCTACGAGTCGATCGCGCTCACCCTCGAGAAGGACGACATCCGCACCAAGGAAGACGCCCTCAAGGACATCTACCGCAAGCTGCGCCCGGGCGAGCAGGTCGCGACGGAGTCGGCCCGCGCCCTCCTCGACAACCTGTACTTCAACGCGAAGCGCTACGACCTCGCGAAGGTCGGCCGCTACAAGATCGACCGCAAGCTCGGCCTCGACACGCCCATCGGCGAGTCGACGCTGTCCGTGCAGGACATCGTCGCGACCATCAAGTACCTCGTCGCGCTGCACGCGAACCAGGAGACGCTGCCCGGCGTCCGCGACGGCAAGGAGATCGAGGTCCGCCTCGACGTCGACGACATCGACCACTTCGGCAACCGTCGTATCCGCGCCGTCGGCGAGCTCATCCAGAACCAGGTCCGCACTGGCCTGTCGCGCATGGAGCGCGTCGTGCGCGAGCGCATGACGACGCAGGACATCGAGGCGATCACCCCGCAGACCCTGATCAACGTGCGTCCCGTCGTGGCCGCGATCAAGGAGTTCTTCGGCACCTCGCAGCTGTCGCAGTTCATGGACCAGAACAACCCGCTCGCGGGTCTCACGCACAAGCGCCGCCTCTCGGCCCTCGGGCCCGGCGGTCTGTCTCGTGAGCGCGCGGGCGTCGAGGTCCGCGACGTCCACCCCTCGCACTACGGCCGCATGTGCCCGATCGAGACGCCGGAAGGCCCGAACATCGGCCTCATCGGCTCGCTCGCGACGTTCGCGCGCATCAACGCGTTCGGCTTCATCGAGACCCCCTACCGTCGCGTCGTCGACGGCAGGGTCTCGAACGAGACGATCGACTACCTCACCGCCTCCGAGGAGGACGACCACGTCGTCGCACAGGCCAACGCGCCGCTGAACGCCGACGGTTCGTTCGCCGAGGCCGACGTCCTCGTCCGCCGCAAGGGTGGCGAGGTCGAGCTCGTCCCCGCCGACGAGGTCAACTACATGGACGTCTCGCCGCGCCAGATGGTGTCGGTCGCGACGTCGCTCATCCCGTTCCTCGAGCACGACGACGCGAACCGCGCCCTCATGGGTGCGAACATGCAGCGTCAGGCGGTGCCGCTGCTGCGCAGCGAGTCGCCGCTCATCGGTACGGGTATGGAGGGCTACGCCGCGATCGACGCGGGCGACGTCATCACCGCACGCGGTGCGGGCGTCATCGAGTCGGTCTCGGCCGACCAGGTCACCGTGCAGCTCGACGAGGGCGGCACCGACTCGTACTTCCTCCGCAAGTTCGACCGCTCGAACCACGGCACGTGCTACAACCACCGCGTCGTCGTGAACGCGGGCGACCGCATCGAGGTCGGCGAGGTCATCGCCGACGGTCCGTCGACCGAAGAGGGCGAGCTCGCGCTCGGCAAGAACCTGCTCGTCGGGTTCATGCCGTGGGAGGGCCACAACTTCGAGGACGCGATCATCCTCAGCCAGAACCTCGTCAAGAACGACACGCTCTCCTCGATCCACATCGAGGAGTACGAGGTCGACGCCCGCGACACGAAGCTCGGCAAGGAGGAGATCACGCGCGACCTGCCCAACGTCTCCGTCGAGCTCCTCAAGGACCTCGACGAGCGCGGCATCATCCGCATCGGTGCCGAGGTCCAGCCCGGCGACATCCTCGTCGGCAAGGTCACGCCGAAGGGCGAGACCGAGCTGAGCGCCGAGGAGCGCCTGCTCCGTGCGATCTTCAACGAGAAGAGCCGCGAGGTGCGCGACACGTCGCTCAAGGTGCCCCACGGTGAGGCCGGCACGGTCATCGCCGTCAAGGTGTTCGACGCGGAGGAGGGCGACGACGAGCTCGGCTCGGGCGTCAACCAGCGCGTCGTCGTGTTCATCGCGCAGAAGCGCAAGATCACCGAGGGCGACAAGCTCGCGGGCCGCCACGGCAACAAGGGCGTCATCGCGAAGATCCTGCCCGAGGAGGACATGCCCTTCCTCGCCGACGGCACGCCGCTCGACATCATCCTCAACCCGCTCGGTATCCCGAAGCGCATGAACTTCGGTCAGGTGCTCGAGACGCACCTCGGCTGGGTCGCGAAGCAGGGCTGGTCCGTCGAGGGCACGCCCGAGTGGGCCGACGAGCTTGCCGAGGACGCGCGCGACGTGGCACCCGGCACGAAGCTCGCGACGCCCGTGTTCGACGGTGCGACCGAGGACGAGATCGCGGGCCTGCTCGAGTCGACGACGCTCACGCGCGACGGCGACCGCCTCATCGGCGCGAGCGGCAAGGCGCAGCTGTTCGACGGACGTTCCGGCGAGCCGTACCCGGACCCGATCTCCGTCGGGTACATGTACATCCTCAAGCTGCACCACCTCGTCGACGACAAGATCCACGCGCGCTCGACGGGTCCGTACTCGATGATCACGCAGCAGCCCCTCGGTGGAAAGGCGCAGTTCGGTGGACAGCGCTTCGGTGAGATGGAGGTGTGGGCCCTCGAGGCCTACGGCGCCGCCTACACGCTGCAGGAGCTGCTCACGATCAAGTCCGACGACATCGTCGGTCGCGTCAAGGCGTACGAGTCCATCGTCAAGGGCGAGAACATCCAGGAGCCCGGCATCCCCGAGTCCTTCAAGGTGCTCATGAAGGAGATGCAGTCGCTCTGCCTGAACGTCGAGGTCCTCTCGGCCGACGGTTCGGCCGTCAGCCTCAAGGACACCGACGACGACGCCTACCGGGCAGCGGAAGAGCTCGGCATCAACATCTCCGCCCGCTTCGAGTCCTCGTCGGTCGACGAGATCTGAATCGGTCAGCACAGGACGACGAAGCTTTCCAACGAGGAGAATTAAGAATTGCTGGACGCAACAACGTTTGATCAGCTGCAGATCGGGCTCGCGACGGCCGACGACATCCGCCGGTGGTCGTACGGCGAGGTCAAGAAGCCCGAGACCATCAACTACCGCACCCTGAAGCCCGAGAAGGACGGTCTGTTCGGCGAGCAGATCTTCGGCCCCTCGCGCGACTGGGAGTGCGCGTGCGGGAAGTACAAGCGCGTGCGCTTCAAGGGCATCGTGTGCGAGCGCTGCGGCGTCGAGGTCACGAAGTCCTCGGTGCGCCGCGAGCGCATGGGCCACATCGAGCTCGCCGCGCCCGTCACGCACATCTGGTACTTCAAGGGCGTGCCCTCGCGCCTCGGGTACCTGCTCGACATGGCGCCGAAGGACCTCGAGAAGGTCATCTACTTCGCGGCCTACATGGTCATCGACGTCGACGAGGAGGGCCGCCGCGACGACCTCCCCGGTCTCGAGCAGGAGGTCCGCCTCGAGATCAAGACCATGAACGACCAGAAGGACGCGGCGATCGCGGGACGCATGAAGCGTCTCGAGGACGAGCTCGCGGCCCTCGAGGCCGAGGGCGCCAAGTCCGACCAGAAGCGCAAGGTCAAGGACGCCGGCGAGAAGGAGATGGGACAGCTCCGCAAGGGCTTCGAGGAGGACATCGCCCGCCTCGAGCGCGTGTGGGAGTCGTTCAAGAACCTCAAGGTCGGCGAGCTCAAGCCCGAGGACACCGACTTCCACGAGCTGCTCGACCGCTACGGCGACTACTTCGAGGCGTACATGGGCGCCGAGGCGATCCAGAAGCGCCTCCAGTCCTTCGACCTCGAGGCCGAGGGTGAGCTCCTGCGCCAGCAGATCGCCGAGGGCAAGGGTCAGAAGAAGATCCGCGCCATCAAGCGGCTCAAGGTCGTGAGCTCCTTCCTGCAGACGGGCAACAGCCCGGCCGCGATGGTGCTCGACGTCGTCCCCGTGATCCCGCCGGAGCTGCGCCCCATGGTGCAGCTCGACGGTGGCCGCTTCGCGACGAGCGACCTCAACGACCTGTACCGACGCGTGATCAACCGCAACAACCGCCTCCGTCGACTCCTCGACCTCGGCGCGCCGGAGATCATCGTCAACAACGAGAAGCGCATGCTGCAGGAGGCCGTCGACGCGCTGTTCGACAACGGCCGCCGCGGTCGCCCTGTCACGGGCACCGGCAACCGTGCGCTCAAGTCGCTGAGCGACATGCTCAAGGGCAAGCAGGGCCGGTTCCGTCAGAACCTGCTCGGCAAGCGCGTCGACTACTCGGGCCGTTCGGTCATCATCGTCGGTCCGCAGCTGCGCATGCACCAGTGCGGTCTGCCGAAGCAGATGGCGCTCGAGCTGTTCAAGCCGTACGTCATCAAGCGCCTCATCGACCTCGGTCACGCCTCGAACATCAAGGCGGCGAAGCGTTCGGTGGAGCGTGCGAAGCCCGAGGTGTGGGACGTCCTCGAAGAGGTCATCCGCGAACGCCCCGTGCTGCTCAACCGCGCCCCGACGCTGCACCGTCTCGGGATCCAGGCGTTCGAGCCCCTGCTCGTCGAGGGCAAGGCGATCCAGCTGCACCCGCTCGTGTGCGCGGCGTTCAACGCCGACTTCGACGGTGACCAGATGGCCGTGCACCTGCCGCTCTCGGTCGAGGCACAGGCCGAGGCGCGCGTGCTCATGCTCGCGTCGAACAACATCCTCAAGCCGTCGGACGGTCGCCCCGTGACCCTGCCCTCGCAGGACATGGTCGCCGGGCTCTACCACCTGACGACGCGTCGTGACGACGTCGAGGGTGCGGGTCGCGCGTTCGGCTCGGTCGCCGAGGCGATCATGGCGATGGACGAGGGCACGCTGCACCTCAACGCGCCCGTCCGGATCCGCCTGCGCGACATCACGTTCGCGCCGGGCGAGGGCCCCGCGAACCTCGAGCCCGGTGAGACCGCGCTCGTGGAGACGACCCTCGGGCGCGCCCTGTTCAACGAGCTGCTGCCCCTCGACTACCCGTACGCCGAGGACACGATGACGAAGGGCCGCCTGTCGGGCGTCGTCAACTTCCTCGCCGAGCGGTACTCGAAGGACGAGGTCTCCTCGACCCTCGACCGCATCAAGGACGCCGGCTTCTACTGGGCCACGCGTTCGGGTATCTCGATCGCGCTGAGCGACATCGTCACCCCCGACTCGAAGGCGAAGATCGTCGCCGAGACGGAGGCCGAGGTCGCCGACATCCGCGCCGAGTGGCAGTCCGGTCTGCTCACCGAGCAGGAGTACCGCGCCGACGTGATCCGCAAGTGGGAGGCCGCGACCAACCGCGTCGCCGACGAGATGCAGGAGGAGTTCCCCACCACGAACTCGATCCACCGCATGGTCACCGCGGGCGCGAACGGTAACTGGCTGCAGGTCCGTCAGATCGCCGGTATGCGTGGTCTCGTCGCGAACCCGAAGGGTGAGACGATCCCGCGTCCGATCGTGCACTCGTACCGTGAGGGCCTCACCGTGGCCGAGTACTTCATCTCGACCCACGGTGCCCGCAAGGGTCTCGCCGACACGGCACTCCGCACGGCCGACTCGGGCTACCTGACGCGTCGACTCGTCGACGTCTCGCAGGACGTCATCATCCGTGAAGAGGACTGCGGCACGTCGCGCGGTCTCGACCTCGTGATCGGCCGCGTGAACGCGGACGGCGAGCTCGAGCGCGACGAGAACGTCGAGAACTCCGTCTACGCGCGGAACCTCGCGGTCGACGCGGTCGCCGCCGACGGGACGGTCGTCGCGACGGCCGGCACCGACGTGGGCGACGTCGTCATCGACGAGCTCATCGCGGCGGGTGTGAACGAGGTCAAGGTCCGCTCGGTGCTCACGTGCGAGTCCGCGGTCGGTGTGTGCGCCATGTGCTACGGCCGCTCACTCGCCTCGGGCAAGCTCGTCGACATCGGCGAGGCCGTCGGCATCATCGCGGCCCAGTCGATCGGTGAGCCCGGAACGCAGCTCACGATGCGTACCTTCCACTCGGGTGGTGTGTCCTCGGCCGGCGACATCACGCAGGGTCTTCCCCGCGTGCAGGAGCTGTTCGAGGCGCGTACCCCGAAGGGTGCGTCGCCGCTCGCCGAGGCCGACGGGGTCATCGAGATCCAGGAGACCGAGAAGTCGCGCAAGGTGATCCTCACGCCCGACAACGGCGACGAGCAGTTCATCTACCCGGTGCTCAAGCGTGCCGACCTCCTCGTCGAGGACGGCCAGCACGTGAAGATCGGGCAGGCGCTCCACGAGGGTCCGGTGGACCCGAAGGACGTGCTGCGCGTGCGCGGTGCCCGCGAGGTGCAGAAGTACCTCGTCGGTGGCGTGCAGGGCGTGTACCGCTCGCAGGGTGTGCCGATCCACGACAAGCACATCGAGGTCATCGTCCGTCAGATGCTCCGCAAGATCACGGTCATCGACCACGGTCAGACGGACATGCTGCCGGGTGAGCTCGCCGACCGCATGCACTTCGCCCAGGTGAACCGTGCCGCGGTCACCGAGGGCAAGCAGCCCGCGTCGGGCCGCCAGGAGGTCATGGGCATCACGAAGGCCTCGCTCGCGACCGAGTCGTGGCTGAGCGCCGCCTCCTTCCAGGAGACGACGCGCGTGCTCACGCAGGCGGCGATGGAGGGCAAGAAGGACCCGCTCGTCGGGCTCAAGGAGAACGTCATCATCGGTCGCCTCATCACGGCCGGTACCGGACTCCCGAAGTACCGCGAGATGGCCGTCGAGCCGACCGAGGAAGCCCGCGCCGAGCGGTACCCGTTCGGCGCCACGACGGGGAGCGAGTTCGACGAGAACGACCTCACGTTCGTCGACTTCGACGCCTTCTCGAGCGACGACTTCCAGGGCGGCACCTACCAGTAGGGAGCCGGTCCTCGTCACCGCACGAACCACGAACGCCCCGGGCCCCGGCCCGGGGCGTTCGCCGTTCACCCGGACGGCGAACGGTTTCGTCCCGCGGGCGGCCTGTCTCGACGTGTCGGCGCGAACTGCGAATACCCTGATCGCATGACGGACACCCCCACCGACCGGCGCGAGCCCTTCGACGACGGCCCCTCGGGCCGCGCCGGTGGATCGAACGAGCGGCTCGATGCCGCGGTCGCGCGCAGTCGCTCGATCGGCCGCACGGGCGGCCTCGGCGACACGCTCGAGCTCGGCGACGTGCAGGCCGAGTATGGGCGCATCGCCGCCGGCACCGACGACAGCCACGGGGTCGAGCCGGCAGCCGAGGGTGCGACGCCGTCACGGCCCATCCTGTCGCGGCGCGTCCCGTCGGGCCGCGGCACGCGCGCCACCGACGCAGCCGAGCGGGACGACGCCGCAGGCGTGAGGGACGATGAGGCGCTGCGGGACGGCGACGCAGCCGTGTGGGCCGATGACGCCGAGCGGGACGCGGGGGAGGACGCGGCGTCAGGTCAGCTCACCGACGCGTCGGCTGCCGGGACGGACGAGAACGACACGGCCGCCGTGGGTGTCGACGGGCACGCGGACGAGCGCGAGGAGCGCGAGCCGACGGCCGTCGTCGCGCGTTCCAGCATGCTGACCCCGATCGAGGTCGAAGCCGAGTCCACGAACCGGACCGCACCCGTCCCGACCGTCGACGCCCCCGTGGCGTCGTCCTCCGGAGACACCGAGGCGGACGCCGACGCCGACGCCGAGGTGGACGCCGACGTCGATGCGGACGCCGACGCCGAGGCCGACAGCGACGCCGATGGAGCGGACGGGGGAGCGGCCACGGACGTGCCCGCCCGGCGTACCGCGCGGACGATCGAGGTCGACCGCACCGAGGGGCGTGCGCGATCGGCACGGAAGCGCGCGACCCGCGGCGATCGCACGCGCGAGCAGACGCGCGCCGACGACAGCGCCGAGACCCCCGTCGTGCCCGACGTCGTCGAGGACGAGGAGTCGGGGGTGGGGACGGAGGTCGCGCTACGGGACGAGGCGCCCGAGATGCCCGAGCACGACGGTGCGGCCGAGGCGGACCGCCGGACGTTCGCACCGCTCGCGCTCTCGGAGGAGGCCATCGAGCTCCCCACGCTGCCCGCCGAGCCGCTCCCGCGCGGCAATCGCGCCTTCGGGTTCATCATGGCGCTGTTCGGGACGGGCGTGTTCGCGGCCGCCTACGTGTTCGCGTTCGCGGGCGTTCGCGCGCTCCTCACGGCACACACCGATGTGCTCGTGACCGCCGGTGACTTCATCGTCACGACCCCGTTCATCCTGCCCGTCGTCGCCTTCGGGATCCTGTTCGTCCTGTGGACGCTCGTCGCCGGTCGGGCCGGCTGGGGCTGGTACGTCCTCGGCGGGCTCGTCGCCGCTGTCGTCGCGTTCGTCGCCTACCACGTGGGCGTGGCCATGCAGCTCACGCTCAACGCGGGAGGCTTCGTGCCGGCCGACCCGTTCGCGTCCCTCGTCGACCCCACGCACCTGCCCGGCTCGCTCGTGGCCGCGATCGTCGCCCGCGAGGCCTTCACGTGGGTCGGCGCACTCGTCGGACTGCGTGGACGCCGCGTCACGGCGACCAACGCACGCGAGCGCGCCGCGTACGAGCGCACGCTCGCCGAGGTGGACCGCGAGGAACGCGCGGCGCGCGAGACGGCATCGGCGCCGGTCACCGTGACGGGGCCCGTGGCGGTCGCGACCGTGGACGATGCGGCCGTCGCCGGGGACGTCGTGCCCGACGAGCACGCGGTCGACGAGCAGGCGGTCGACGAGCACGGGGTCGACGAGCACACGCCCAGCGGCGACGAGCAGACCGAGAACGCCGATGTCGACGCGGGCGACGCAGTGACCGCCGACGTTGCGGCCGACGACGGGGCGA is drawn from Pseudoclavibacter chungangensis and contains these coding sequences:
- the rpoC gene encoding DNA-directed RNA polymerase subunit beta' is translated as MLDATTFDQLQIGLATADDIRRWSYGEVKKPETINYRTLKPEKDGLFGEQIFGPSRDWECACGKYKRVRFKGIVCERCGVEVTKSSVRRERMGHIELAAPVTHIWYFKGVPSRLGYLLDMAPKDLEKVIYFAAYMVIDVDEEGRRDDLPGLEQEVRLEIKTMNDQKDAAIAGRMKRLEDELAALEAEGAKSDQKRKVKDAGEKEMGQLRKGFEEDIARLERVWESFKNLKVGELKPEDTDFHELLDRYGDYFEAYMGAEAIQKRLQSFDLEAEGELLRQQIAEGKGQKKIRAIKRLKVVSSFLQTGNSPAAMVLDVVPVIPPELRPMVQLDGGRFATSDLNDLYRRVINRNNRLRRLLDLGAPEIIVNNEKRMLQEAVDALFDNGRRGRPVTGTGNRALKSLSDMLKGKQGRFRQNLLGKRVDYSGRSVIIVGPQLRMHQCGLPKQMALELFKPYVIKRLIDLGHASNIKAAKRSVERAKPEVWDVLEEVIRERPVLLNRAPTLHRLGIQAFEPLLVEGKAIQLHPLVCAAFNADFDGDQMAVHLPLSVEAQAEARVLMLASNNILKPSDGRPVTLPSQDMVAGLYHLTTRRDDVEGAGRAFGSVAEAIMAMDEGTLHLNAPVRIRLRDITFAPGEGPANLEPGETALVETTLGRALFNELLPLDYPYAEDTMTKGRLSGVVNFLAERYSKDEVSSTLDRIKDAGFYWATRSGISIALSDIVTPDSKAKIVAETEAEVADIRAEWQSGLLTEQEYRADVIRKWEAATNRVADEMQEEFPTTNSIHRMVTAGANGNWLQVRQIAGMRGLVANPKGETIPRPIVHSYREGLTVAEYFISTHGARKGLADTALRTADSGYLTRRLVDVSQDVIIREEDCGTSRGLDLVIGRVNADGELERDENVENSVYARNLAVDAVAADGTVVATAGTDVGDVVIDELIAAGVNEVKVRSVLTCESAVGVCAMCYGRSLASGKLVDIGEAVGIIAAQSIGEPGTQLTMRTFHSGGVSSAGDITQGLPRVQELFEARTPKGASPLAEADGVIEIQETEKSRKVILTPDNGDEQFIYPVLKRADLLVEDGQHVKIGQALHEGPVDPKDVLRVRGAREVQKYLVGGVQGVYRSQGVPIHDKHIEVIVRQMLRKITVIDHGQTDMLPGELADRMHFAQVNRAAVTEGKQPASGRQEVMGITKASLATESWLSAASFQETTRVLTQAAMEGKKDPLVGLKENVIIGRLITAGTGLPKYREMAVEPTEEARAERYPFGATTGSEFDENDLTFVDFDAFSSDDFQGGTYQ